In one Trichlorobacter lovleyi SZ genomic region, the following are encoded:
- a CDS encoding chemotaxis protein CheV produces the protein MKQTNILLESDTNELEIVEFRVDELDSHGNLVPCHYGVNVAKVREIIRLPKLTKALNTSDAVEGMIKLREKVIPILNLSKILNKYTGDLLSDRVIVLEFNNVMVGVLVHSVSRIYRISWKNVEAPSSAVYSDQVTGLVKMDDRIILVLDFEKIVAEFCASSALQPLAPEQLLEGAGIDRSSKSILVADDSPFIRHTMCSALRGAGYNVEEAVNGAEAWEKIQNKMQQCSSDGVSFRSRMQLLITDVEMPQMDGLHLTSLVRKEDSLKDLPIIIFSSLASEDNIRKWHDLGAQQILTKPDLPNLVKYADEFTA, from the coding sequence ATGAAACAGACCAACATCCTTCTTGAAAGCGACACCAACGAACTGGAGATCGTGGAGTTCCGCGTTGACGAACTGGACTCCCACGGCAATCTGGTCCCCTGCCATTACGGTGTCAACGTTGCAAAAGTACGTGAGATCATCCGCCTGCCCAAGCTGACCAAGGCCCTCAACACCTCTGATGCGGTTGAAGGGATGATCAAGCTGCGGGAAAAGGTGATCCCGATCCTGAACCTCTCCAAGATCCTGAACAAATATACCGGCGACCTGCTTTCAGACCGGGTCATCGTACTTGAGTTCAACAACGTCATGGTCGGCGTCCTGGTGCACTCAGTCTCCCGCATCTACCGTATCTCCTGGAAAAATGTCGAGGCCCCCTCCTCGGCCGTCTATTCTGATCAGGTCACCGGCCTGGTCAAGATGGATGACCGGATCATCTTGGTGCTTGATTTTGAAAAGATCGTGGCTGAATTCTGTGCCTCCAGCGCCCTGCAGCCGCTGGCCCCTGAACAACTGCTTGAAGGCGCCGGTATTGACCGCAGCAGCAAGAGCATCCTGGTTGCCGATGACTCCCCGTTTATCCGCCACACCATGTGCAGCGCCCTGCGGGGTGCCGGCTACAATGTTGAAGAGGCGGTCAACGGTGCCGAGGCCTGGGAAAAGATCCAGAACAAAATGCAGCAGTGCTCAAGCGATGGCGTTTCATTCCGTTCACGGATGCAGCTCCTGATCACCGATGTGGAGATGCCCCAGATGGACGGCCTGCACCTGACGTCGCTGGTACGCAAGGAAGACAGCCTGAAGGATCTGCCGATCATCATCTTCTCGTCACTGGCATCGGAAGACAACATCCGTAAATGGCATGACCTGGGCGCCCAACAGATTCTGACCAAGCCGGACCTGCCAAATCTGGTCAAATACGCTGACGAATTTACCGCCTGA